The Chryseobacterium suipulveris genome window below encodes:
- the paaA gene encoding 1,2-phenylacetyl-CoA epoxidase subunit PaaA → MDTEKFLAYVQQENKVEPKDVMPDDYRKLLVRQISQHAHSEVVGMLPEANWITRAPSLRRKMALLAKIQDEAGHGLYLYAATETLGNGEIVADRDSTYNDMLSGKAKYSSIFNYPALSWADIGAIGWLVDGAAIMNQVMLMGNSYGPYSRAMVRICKEESFHQRQGYEILMTLCRGTKEQKDLAQEALNRFWWPALMMFGPNDDASPNSQKSMNYRVKRESNDSLRQRFVDVTVPQAEFLGLKIPDEKLKWNEERQHYDFGDLPWDEFMEVLKGNGTCNKKRLETKRKAQQENAWVKDAAMAYAAKKNELNESAS, encoded by the coding sequence ATGGACACAGAAAAATTCTTAGCATACGTACAGCAGGAAAACAAAGTGGAGCCGAAAGATGTAATGCCCGATGATTACAGAAAACTCCTCGTGCGACAGATCTCGCAACATGCACACTCCGAAGTGGTGGGAATGCTTCCTGAAGCCAATTGGATCACCCGCGCTCCTTCGCTAAGAAGAAAAATGGCGCTTTTAGCAAAAATTCAGGATGAGGCGGGACACGGACTTTACCTTTACGCAGCGACCGAAACTTTAGGAAACGGCGAAATTGTTGCCGACCGAGATTCAACCTACAACGATATGCTTTCGGGAAAGGCAAAATATTCAAGCATCTTTAATTACCCCGCACTTTCGTGGGCAGATATTGGCGCAATTGGCTGGTTGGTTGACGGCGCCGCAATTATGAACCAGGTGATGCTCATGGGAAATTCTTACGGACCCTATTCCAGAGCGATGGTGAGAATCTGTAAGGAAGAAAGTTTTCATCAGCGTCAAGGATACGAAATTCTGATGACGCTTTGCCGCGGAACGAAGGAGCAGAAGGATTTGGCACAGGAAGCACTGAATCGTTTTTGGTGGCCCGCTTTGATGATGTTCGGACCGAATGACGACGCGTCGCCAAACTCCCAAAAATCGATGAACTACCGAGTAAAGCGCGAAAGCAACGATTCCTTAAGACAAAGATTTGTAGATGTCACCGTTCCACAAGCTGAATTTCTTGGGTTGAAAATTCCTGACGAAAAACTGAAATGGAACGAAGAAAGGCAACATTATGATTTCGGTGATTTACCGTGGGATGAATTTATGGAAGTACTAAAAGGAAACGGAACCTGCAACAAAAAACGCCTTGAAACCAAGAGAAAAGCTCAGCAGGAAAATGCGTGGGTAAAAGATGCAGCGATGGCGTATGCAGCGAAGAAAAACGAACTGAATGAATCTGCAAGTTGA
- the recA gene encoding recombinase RecA — translation MSSMEDKKKALALVLDKLDKTYGKGTVMTLGDDSVDTSIEVIPSGSLGLDLALGVGGYPKGRVIEIYGPESSGKTTLTLHAIAEAQKMGGIAAFIDAEHAFDRHYAAKLGINLDDLIISQPDNGEQALEIADNLIRSGAIDIVVIDSVAALTPKAEIEGEMGDSKMGLHARLMSQALRKLTATISRTKCTVIFINQLREKIGVMFGNPETTTGGNALKFYASVRIDIRKASAPIKSGDEAVGSRVKVKIVKNKVAPPFKQAEFDIMYGEGVSKVGEILDTAVDMGIVKKSGSWFSYDDTKLGQGRDAVKDMLKDNPELAEELEEKIKEHIKESK, via the coding sequence ATGAGCAGTATGGAAGATAAGAAAAAAGCACTCGCCTTAGTGCTCGACAAACTCGATAAAACCTATGGAAAGGGAACCGTAATGACTTTGGGAGACGACTCCGTGGATACTTCGATTGAAGTGATTCCATCCGGATCGCTTGGTTTGGATTTGGCGCTCGGAGTTGGCGGTTATCCTAAAGGAAGAGTGATCGAAATTTACGGCCCTGAATCTTCGGGAAAAACTACCCTGACTTTACATGCAATCGCCGAAGCGCAGAAAATGGGAGGAATCGCAGCATTTATTGACGCGGAACATGCATTCGACAGACATTACGCTGCGAAGTTGGGAATCAACCTCGATGATTTGATTATTTCCCAACCGGACAATGGTGAGCAGGCGCTGGAAATTGCAGACAACCTGATCCGTTCCGGGGCAATCGATATCGTGGTGATCGACTCTGTGGCGGCACTTACGCCAAAAGCGGAAATCGAGGGAGAAATGGGTGATTCCAAAATGGGACTCCATGCAAGATTGATGTCGCAGGCGTTGAGAAAATTGACCGCGACCATTTCCAGAACAAAATGTACCGTAATTTTCATCAACCAGTTGAGAGAGAAGATCGGTGTAATGTTCGGAAACCCCGAAACTACGACCGGTGGAAATGCCTTGAAATTCTACGCTTCTGTACGAATCGATATCAGGAAAGCAAGCGCTCCGATCAAGTCGGGAGACGAAGCAGTAGGAAGCCGAGTGAAGGTAAAAATCGTGAAGAACAAAGTTGCGCCACCTTTCAAGCAGGCGGAATTCGACATCATGTACGGAGAGGGAGTTTCTAAAGTCGGAGAAATCCTCGATACTGCGGTTGATATGGGAATCGTGAAGAAAAGCGGATCCTGGTTCAGCTACGACGACACCAAACTTGGTCAGGGAAGAGACGCAGTAAAAGATATGCTGAAAGACAATCCCGAATTAGCTGAAGAGCTGGAAGAGAAAATCAAGGAACACATCAAGGAATCCAAATAA